CGGCGAAGCGGGCGGGCGCGAACATGTTTCGCAAGGTTATGATAAACAGCCGTTTTCTGAACTCGATGAGCCAGGCGTGAGCCGTTTCGGTCTCTACGCGACGACGGTGGGCGAGGACAGTCGTTCCGGGGATTTATTCGAGCACGTCGGTCTCTCGTCGTATCGGAAGCAGGAGAGCGGCTCAGTTTTGTCCGGTTTGCGCCGATAAGGAGGGAGCATGGTTTCCCCCGGCATGTTAGCTGAAACGCTGTTCCACGATCTGGCGCAGCAACTTCCCGCCGCTCCGCGTCTCCTCGCGGAACTTGGCCGGCTCGTTCGCGCGCCGGAGACCGATGCGCGCGATGTCGTGGCGCTGCTCAAACGCGATTCGGCGCTCGTGTCACGCGTGCTGCGCATGGCGAACAGCGCGGCCTATGGACGCGCGGAGCCGATCGGCGCGATCGAGGATGCCGTCGTCGCGGTCGGCTTCGGCGAAGTGCACCGCCTCGTCGGTGCGCTGGCTTCGGTGCAGCTGGCGGAGACGCCGCTGCCGTTGCATGGCGTGAGCAGCGCGCGCTACCGGGAGAATTCGCTTTTTGTCGCGACGTTGATGGAGGAATTCGCCGTGCGCGCGAAGCTCGACGGGCAGGATTGCTACACCATCGGGCTGCTGCG
This portion of the Opitutia bacterium genome encodes:
- a CDS encoding HDOD domain-containing protein yields the protein MLAETLFHDLAQQLPAAPRLLAELGRLVRAPETDARDVVALLKRDSALVSRVLRMANSAAYGRAEPIGAIEDAVVAVGFGEVHRLVGALASVQLAETPLPLHGVSSARYRENSLFVATLMEEFAVRAKLDGQDCYTIGLLRSLGMLILERAAVRENLSVTPFHGSGEESLAVWQHRFWGTDCWQVCAAVLQHWHLPADIVLAIEHHDEAIVRSEPVVHLLDLAATVATQNGYGLPGDHPNTAPQSLAAAGLTMDQFHGAVERAEQTFVRLRASVA